The following DNA comes from Nicotiana sylvestris chromosome 10, ASM39365v2, whole genome shotgun sequence.
GGCTACTCCCCAATCTcccaccttacttcttttagcaactaagtgccttaggaggtaaaggttcaacaatctcaaattaagaacaaaatagggATACaacttgtaatgtgggtgccaaagaaaaggtctataggctcaaagggaCTAAcaacggaaaattttatttttaagtgACAAGGACATCTATGATCAGGCAAGAAATGCCTACGTCATCTCCTAGACTAGCACAACTTAATGATTTCTCTTCAattaacacacggggcaagttctagactacacaggATAGTACAAACAATCACAAATCCTCACACACATATTGCACATGACTCAATCGAGACGGTTttgttcaactctcaagtcaagcaagcacatataattgagaaatttgaagCACTATTGCACTATGTGGCATACAAGTCAAACAACTGAGAAAATATGTCACATAGTACACTATTTATTTCACTCAGGCATCACAATTCAAATCAAATGCACAAAAAGACAGAACTCATGCCATAGCCTAATGTGTCAGCACCAAACACATCAATAGGTATCTCAGAGCAACTTAGTTTCTTCCTAACCTACTCCTAAAAAGAATAAAGTACCCGGTTCGAGCTacacccttgaaaaagaaccggtgcccaaagaaaaatcaagggataCTACCTAACTATCCAAAAacaatctttttggtatttttaatcgAACTTTAATACTTCAAAAAAATTATCcaaaagatccatcgtcgggaaaagtacgagcttttctaatttttttttcttttttttctttatatttttgtatttcttttttttctttttctttctaaaactagAGTAAGTCTACTATGGGTTCCTAAAAAACTAATAAGAAGACACAAATTTATATAATTTACATCACAAGAAGTAGtttcccccaccccacacttagcaTATGCATTGTCCCCGATGCATGTAAAAATGTAAAGCAAAGTAGGGTGAAAGAAAAACTCCTTGCTAGTCGGATTCCTCCTCTTTAGAATGTCTGCCAGCTGCAGCTCcgggatcatcatcatcatcagctcCCAGGGGCACCGAAGCAATGGGCCCTGTTACTTCATCACCAATTTCATCCTCAGTGTCGGAGCCTTTATGAGTGTTCTCATCCTCTGACGGGTCAACGGGGCTGCCAGGTGCAATCCCCAACATCTCTTTGAAATAACTAGCAAatcattgtagacatgtgattgttgaccctccccaagattttttatattttagcatgtaaatatttagtttaggcctaatatagttatttctactaattttgattcttttactttatttcgtcacaaaataaaaattacaaaaaaaaatattttatttttatgtacctttcataaaaaaaatatttttgaatcttgttGAGTGATAGTTGCTAAAAGGAATTCCGATAGTAAGATCAAAGATGTCACTACATGACCTATTGATTCACGTTTTTCTTGAATCAATTGATCTTCTTGAACGTACTATGATTATATCAATTTATCCTCTAATATTTCCGGCCAATATTCGTCAGAGCACCAGATTTTTCGGCCAAACTCCGGCGTAGGTTCGACAAGTTTTTGGCGCATCGACGTTGCTACTAAGAATCAATATCTTATTCCTTTTCACTTGATAATTACTTTCTTGAATTTCTATTCTTTAGTAGGCCTTGAaggattttgaaaattttgggtTTGTTACCAGAATACTTTGTCCGCTATAGCCATTTTGAAAATCAATTTCGATTTTAACATTGAGTAGTTTATAGATCCACAAATCATTACCTTGAGCGTTATTACAACTACCGGTGATCACAAATCCATTATATTCTCTGATCTCATCATCCGCCGGAAACTCTCCGTTAGCCACGCGGAATACGTCCCACGTTTCCCCTTCTTCTGCCAGCATTCTTACAAAAACACCAACATAACCGCCGTATTTCTTTTTCGCGTATTCTGAATCCTCTGCACATAATAAAACTGCAAattttttccttccattgttAATTACTGAGTCTTTTCTTCAGAcgtaaataaagtaaaaaaacgGGTATAAAACGGATTTTTGCTATTGAATTTTTTTGTGATCTCAAAAGATATAAAACGGATTTTTGGTTGTAAGTGTAATTTGTAGAAGATATTGGTTTTCATTTCAAGGTTTTTTGCTACCCTATTCTCCTGGTTCTGTGGGTGTTTGTGCATTTTGCAGGTATCATTTTTGGGAGGTGCACGCGCACAAGTAGTAAAGTAGCAGTTATACGCCAGGTTCCGCAGCATCGGGAGTATACCAAGTCGGGAGTCCCAGGTTCTATTCACAGGAATTGGTACCTCCCGCCACTTGTATCTCTGTCCCTTGTGTTAATTACTTTATTAGAGTAGTATTTCGTACTAGTCTAGTCAGTGTAGTGGGCTTGTAGTTACTATTTACTCCCTATGTTGTTTTGTGTGGTATTTTTTTCTCTCCGTTTCATTTTTAGACCTTCATAGGAATAGAGACTGTGGTTTGTAATGGCAGagtagggtcatgtcctcggggaAGTCGAATAGTGAGGAGGGGGTAGGGCAAGGGTCGGGGGTGGAACGAGGCCCAAAAGGGGTAAAGGAAAAAAGGTAGCCTATAGGTTGAGAGTTGGATCGTGGAATATACGGACGTTGAcgggtaagtctatagagttggcgaagatTCTCCAGAAGAGGAGGGTCAATATAGCGTGTGTGTAGGAGACTAGGTAGGTAGGATCAAAGGCGAGGAATGTTGACGGGTATAAATTGTGGTTCTCCGGAGTCGTGATGTGCAAGAATGGAGTGGGCATTTTGGTGGACAGGGAGCTTAGAGAGTAGGTGGTAGAGGTAAGACGGGTGAATGACAGATTGATGGCGATTAAGGTAGTAGTTGGAGGGAGCACTCTGAATGTCATTAGCACTTACGTGCCGCAAATGGGCTTGGACGAGGAGGTAAAAAGGCGCTTCTGGAAAGCGCTGGATGAGGTGGTGCGGGGTATTCCGCCGACGGAGAAGCTATTCATAGGAGATGATTTCAATGGACATATTGGGTCGTCGGCTAGTGGCTATGGTGAGGTGCACGGTGGCTTTGGCTTTGGTGATAGGAACGGGGGTGGTACCTCACTGTTGGATTTCGCTAGAGCTTTTGAGTTGGTGATCGTGAACACTATGTTTCCAAAGAGGgaggaacatttggttactttccGGAGTATGGTAGCTAAGactcaaattgactatctcctccttagGAGGTGTGATAGGGGGTTGTGCAAGGATTGCAAGGTGATCTCGAGTGAGAACCTCGCAACTCAACATAGGCTCCTAGTAATGGACGTCGGTATTttgatgaagaggaagaagaggtatATACGGGGTCCGTCGAGGATCAGGTAGGGAGCTTTGTCTAAGGATACTGCGCAAGAGTTGGAGGGGAGGATGACAAATATGGGTTCCTGTAAGAGTGGTGGGGATGCTAGCGCTATGTGGACGgcgacggcggactgtataagggAGGCAGCAAGAGAAGTGTTGGGACTTTTGAAAGGCTATTATGGCAAggtgactggtggtggaatgacgtggtccaaggtaaagtggaagccaaGAAAGTAGCGTACATTAAGTTAGTAGAGAGCACCGACGAGGATCAAAGAAGAGCGAACAGAGAAAGATATAGGAGGCTAGGAAGGAGGTAAAAGTAGCGGTCACAGAGGCTAACACTGTTGCTTTTTGTCGGTTTTATAAGGAACTGGGGGGCAAAGGTTGGGATAAGAAGTTATTTCGATTGGCCAAAGCGAGAGAGAAGAAGGCTCGCGATATGGATCAAGTGAGGTGTATCAAATACAAGGACACTCGAGTATTGATGGAAGAGGCCCAGATTAGGCAAAGATGGCAGtcgtactttcataaacttctgaatgaagaGGGGGATGGAA
Coding sequences within:
- the LOC104225272 gene encoding uncharacterized protein — encoded protein: MAIKVVVGGSTLNVISTYVPQMGLDEEVKRRFWKALDEVVRGIPPTEKLFIGDDFNGHIGSSASGYGEVHGGFGFGDRNGGGTSLLDFARAFELVIVNTMFPKREEHLVTFRSMVAKTQIDYLLLRRCDRGLCKDCKVISSENLATQHRLLVMDVGILMKRKKRYIRGPSRIR